Below is a window of Falco rusticolus isolate bFalRus1 chromosome 9, bFalRus1.pri, whole genome shotgun sequence DNA.
GGTAAGCTTCTTGCACTCAGAATTCCTTGTTTCCTAACTACATGTTGGTTCTAGGATGCAAGGGAAACTTGGGATGGTTATATTAACATGCTGTATTTGCATGTCAGCCTGAGGTATTAGATTCCTGACATAGCTGGCACTCTAGATTTAGGTAAGcaattataaatataaacatttctgaTAGCtaacttctgctgctgtctttgaTAAAAGGTAGCTTTTCACTTAAGCCATTACCCTGCAAATTAGAAAATAGGAGGAACTGAGGGAGCAATTTGGCAATGAGAGCACACATTTTTACATCTTGAACAATGCACAAATAGTTATATTTCCCCTGCTGGCATTGGTAATGATACTTTTTCTTATGTGTGGCAGTGTGTGCTGGTGGGTAATTACCAAAACCTTCAATATGGGGAAGTACTTGGCTGTCTGCCTTACTGTGCACCTGAGGTTCACAGTTCCTTTGCGTGATTTGGTGCCCTCTTCTAGCGCTGTTTTCTGAGCCAACATCAGTTTCAGGATGGctttatgtgaaataaaaggTGTGCAGAGGGTTTGTTCAGACTGACAAGATGTCTGCAATGTGCAGTCTCTTTAGGGGATGGTCAGCTATGTTGCCATAAATCTGGTCTCTTTTAGGTACTGTGTGCCATATGGAATTTGGATCAGTGATTTCATTGggtttaaatgttaaaatagaTGGAACTCTAGTAATGTTTGatgtctgtgctttttaaagtaactCTTCTCctacagtattttgtttctttcttccttcttcaggcTCCCGTGGGGCTTTTTGTGAAGTGAGACCAGATGATAAAAGAATCCTGGAATTTTACAGCAAGCTGGGTTGTTTTGAAATTGCTAAAATGGAAGGATTTCCAAAGGATGTTGTTATCCTTGGAAGAAGCCTGTGAAGTGCTTGACAGTGAACTGTTCCAGTACTGTAGTCCCTTAACAGCTGGGCAGGTAGTGGTGGGGATCTTCATATGGTCTAGCTGCACAAAGCCAGCAATCACCCAGCTTGGTAGAAGGGGCTATGCGAAAATCACCCATCACGCATTCAGACTGTAACTTGTTGGAAGAGGACAAtgctgctgaaaacactgttttaacAAAGAGAAACCTTGTCCTCTCCTGGTCCTGTGTGAAGTGCCAAGGAATCTTGCATGGGCTATAGCTTCTCAGAGGAATCCCTCTCAATTGGTGCTGTGGTTGACGACAGTTCTCTGCATTCACCTGTCAACAAAAAGTGGTCTCTGGCAGAAGTATCTATAAAGATGCAGGTTTTTTCTCTGTCATAGAGCAGGATGTGCAACTGGAAGTTGCAGAAATGGGAGGGATTGCTTGTGTCAATCAGCAAATTTAAAGATAAGTAGCTACAGTTCTATTTTTGACTATCTTTATGCTTGTTGATAAAGCAATGACCCATTGTCACTTCTAATGACCATTGGTTCAAGCTTTGTGCTTTGTTAGGGACAAATGTGCAGTGGTCTGTGGCAGAAGTCACTTAATGACAAACTTGTAAATTCGGTGTATATAAACTTAGCCGTATGCTGACTAACTTTTTGTTTACCAGtttttgtaactttttcttttgagaagtGACATGGTATAGGTCCAAGATGGCACTTTTGAATAACCTAAAACCGCAATGGAGAATGAATCTGTCCTCAGCACTGACCATTCTTACTGTGCCTCGTATCCAGGGCTAGAAACTGACCATCTTGGGTAAGGGGAGCAGATCCCAAATGATCCTTCCTTCTACAGCAGTTCATCGCTGCTTGTGGTTACCATTCTCCTGGGGCTGAAACAGTAATTCACGGGGTGGTCTGCTGAACCTGTTCATTTTGGTAACATTCGCATGGGATTATGGCTGAAAGATCGTGAGAGGGAGAGAGCTGGCCCCACAGCTGGGATTTGTCCTTGGAACAGTCACCATGTTTCAAAGCGTGTTCGTACTTGTTTGATTAAATCAGGGTCTTCAAGTCCTGCACATTTGTATCAAATAACTTTTCTATAAGAAATGCCACAATAAGCACATTTTTACACATTATTTAAATGGTTAGCTACTTTTAAATGTTCCAAGGGTTTAATGTTTTTACCCAGGACTAACATGTTTGGCTATGGGATGGAATCAGTGCAGTATGGGATCTGGTAGTGAGGTAGTTGCATCATTTATGAAATTGGTATTTCACAGAAGTCCCAGTGTCCCAGTTACATAATTGGCCAATGGTATATACCTTGCAGTACCTTGCTGTTTTCACCTACAGCCATCAGCTgtctttatcttcctttttaattttcctgcttttttttacGTGGTGTGCAAAGGAAGTTCAGTTCCTTTTACAAGCCTCTGGCTGCACAGAAGTTGTTACACAACCTAGAAATGGCATTAAGACTGCGGCCTGTAAGGAGATGCTGTTTGGCCTTCTGGTGCAGTGACATGCAGgatgtttggtttggtttgggtttttttttttttcctttgcagaatgTGAACAATTTTTTAATGCGGTAGCGAAGTATTTAAGTTGAAACAAgttcatttcatttttagagAGAGGTACGGGGTTGTGCTATGGGATTCCATGTAAGTCAGAGCTGAATGCCACTAGTTTTTATACAGCTTTGAGTGCATGTTGAGTAGATGATACCTTGGTTTATCAGGTTGGGGGCgttttgtttcttcatggaTACCAGAGTCAACTTACTTTTATCTGGATGCGTAACATTACAGCATAGGATACTTGTGGCCTTATTTCTTGGCTTTTAAGGAGTTGccacattttctcttcctatGACTTTGTTATTATTATAGAAGTTAATGTATAAGCCTATGGAATGTCAGGCCAATACCATCATTCTAGGATTGTAAAGTGATACGTTGACATATCTTTCATGGTTATGAATTTTCATTAAGGTTGGAATGCCACTTTCATTAATCTGTTTTTAGATCAACAGTAtctgtagcagaaaaaaacGACctgtaaaactgtatttgaagACCATGCgagaaatagaataaaaatcGAGAAGTGAATGTAAatgagaaatgtgttttgtgtgtgagGTTTCAGAATCAGAAGTGGTTCAGCAATGCATGTTATGACGTGCCAGATGTTGGATTGTTGGATGCTCTTGGGATTGGCTGGCAGAGACActtgtgtctggttttggtggtggcACTGCATTTATGTGCCGGATACTTATCTGTGCTGATGCTTTTCAGAGGCAGGTATTCAGTGATCCTTCAGAAGTACTCCCCCCAAAGATTTTTGGGGTGACAGTAACCTTTCCTGTTAGCCCTTCTGTGAGTAGCACCAATTGAACTTTACCTTTTTcgtaaaaaacaattttttcaaaGGTGGTCTCCAGTGTCTGGCAAAGCCGCTGTGAGCCATGTTGCAGCAGTGCTTGTTTGCcctttcttacttttttttttttttttttttttttgcctctttgctGGCTGCTGGGTTTAGAGGTTGCTGAAACCCAGAAGAGCCTGCCAGCAGAAACAAGGTGAGAATAAAGTGACTTGAGGGTCACACTGTGTGTGTAAGGGGCAAACATCATAGCTCCACAGTTGTATATCCACAAAATTTAACTTACAAAGCTAAACACCTAATACAGCTAAAGCATGTAGTTTCCTACTTAGAATGACAGCCAAGCAGAAGGGGTGGCTTGGGGtatgaaaagcagttttttcCTAAGGTCAGTTCACAAGAGTTCATCTGTCTGCTGTGAAAGTGCACTGGTTATGCAGTTCAAGAGTTGTGTATTGCGGAGAACCATGATAACGTGCAAACTAAGCAAGGAAATTAGCAGTTAAACTGTTCTCCTAACGCAGTAAACGTGTGCTGTGTTAAAATGATAGTTTTCCTTCACAAAATCATAAAGTGTTGCATATAGGCGTCTGTTTTCTTGACACCTGTTTCATGAAGTGAAGGCATAAGTGGCAGTATGACTTGTCTATGTCAAACACGTCTCAGTCTGGCAGACAGGTTTGAGCTCTGGTGTTTGTGCCAGGAACTTGTTCCTTTAAGGACACATGAAGCAGAAATGGGCTCTCACAGCCCTCGGGGTCAGGGTGGTGGCTGCAGACAGGTCAGGTGGGGAATGTGTCACTGCTAGCCAGATGGCTGTGGAGAGCAGCTACCGCAGAAGCAAAGGGCTATGCTTGTATAACCGCTGCTGAGTGAGCACTTGCCTTTTTCTGGGACCGCGTTTGGCTTTTCAAACCTCTTCAGTCATGTTTTTCTTGAACTGgctccagctggagcagagcaaaTGGCCGGCTGGCGGAGGTCTCCTCTGCagtgggagcagagccagcatcTGACAGAGAACATGGTGTGATCTCATCGTTAGTGGGGTTTAAttcagctgctccctcctccatccctgcagcgCAGACCAGGctgtttccctttctgctttggaAGGCCAGTCTGGCGCTCTGCTCTCTCCAATAGATTTTGAAGCAGGATGTTGCCTCCTGTGCTCCAAGGCTCCTGCACTGCAGTCCTCAGCATCGCATTATGGTGCCCGTGCCCATGCTTAAAGGGACAGAGATGAGCAGATCCCTCCCACTGTGCCGCTGCCTCCATCCGTGTTACCCTTCTCCCCTTCTAGTACCCCTCTGTGCCCCCAGCCTTCTGCCTCTCCTGGCTCTGTCAGTGCCCTCTCACCGGTGTCTGGGAAGGCTGGTGCCCTGGAGCCGGGATGGTGCCCCTGAGCAGGGCCATAGGTGGGCGACCGCTAGTGAGGGTGTCTTTCTGGTGTGGCATTTCCACAGCTGGCGGTGTGGGCGGTGCATGGATTGTCCTGCTGATTGGCTGAAGGCCGGGCATGGGCAGgagacaccccaccccccccccaccccccccacccgTTAAAGGATGTGGCACTGTCTTGCATCTCCTGGGTGGCTTTTGGGCTGCTCACCATCCTTGCACTGTAAGACCCTCTCCCATCTCCCCCCCCAGAAAAATCTTCTGCTGAAAGAGGCTAGTCACCAGGAAAAGTCATTAGGATCCTTCTGGGATAATAACCCTTCCCCTTTTATTGCgaggaaataaaatactataaCTACGGCATTTCAGCAGgtcctccccctccccacagccgCTGCAGTGAGGGAGCCCTTCCCACGTGGGAACATCTCGCCCACCTTGGTGGCAGCAGGGTCGTGTGTGTGTCCCCATGCAGGATGCGGGGCGATGCTGCAGGGCCCTTTGGGTGACCAAGCCACAGCCAGGAGGCGGGGCAggcggcacggcacggcccgccccgctccggcacggcacggcacggcacggccctCCTGCtccggcacggcacggcccgcCCCGCTCCCAGCGCCGCGCTGCCGCCTCATGGAGCCGCACGGGCCCGGCTGCCCCGGCAGCGTCCTCTTCGGTgagcggcggcgggcgaggggtgggggtgggagcGGGGACACGGGGAGGGGGACACACGACGTGTGGTGGGTAACGGACGTGTTGGGGCGGTGAGACGCGGGCGGGGGGGTAAGGGAGACATCAGGGTAACGAGAGacgggggggcaggagggacacGAAGGGGGTGAAAGAGAGATGGGGGCGGGATAGagtggggggagagagggacTTTGGGGACTAACGGGGACAgtgtggcagcaggagagacACGTGGGTGTGGAATAGACCGGAGGGGGAACGCGCTGCAGGGGGACGAAAAAGAAacctgggggcagcagggacacgTGGAGGGCGCTGCTCGGGGGTGCCCGGCGGGCGCTAGAGGTGCCGCGGGCGGGGACACCGGGAAGAGCCCGTGTGTGGCCGAGACACGGGAGTTTGGGGCCCGGGGCAGAGGGACACGTGTGCGGCCAGGCTCGGGAGGCGGGGGACACGGTGGCGGCCGGGGGGGGACCTGCGCGGGAGCTTGGGGGTGTAGGGGGCCGGCAGTAatggcgggggggagggggggggggggcgggcagccccgggggcagccccggctCTCGCCAGCTTCTCCCGCTCCTCCGGTTGATCCCCCGCGCCCGCTCCCACGTCAGCGTGTCGCGCAGCGGCAGAGCCGTGTCCCTCCTCCCCGGGCGGGGTTTCGGCTGGGGCTGTGACGCCCCCGCAGCACGTGGCCCCGCGCCCGGCCTGGAGCGCCCCCAGCcgtgcccgggggggggggggggcggggggcagcggcccCCCGGGCCTCTTGTGCACCCGGGCGTTGGTCCCGGTCCTGGTGAGCCGAGCCGGGAGGCGGCCGGGAAGGTGCCGCCCTGGGCTGCCTTCGCTGGGGCCGGTTCCTTCTCTGAGCTGCCGATGCCGGGACGGGTGCGTGCGGCTCGGGTCTGTGTTTTCCGACCCGCTGCACGCCGGTGAATGAGCCTGCAGCCAGCAAACACGCCCAGGGCGCGCTGCCTTTCCATCCTCCACAGGGTCAGCTGAATCCTGATCAAGAGCCAAAGACGTAATTTTGTGTTTCCCTTGTTTTTGTAGCTCTTTGGAAAAGTACGTAATAAAATCGGTATCAAGGCTTGTCTCGGGGgactcccagctccctgcagcctggccccGCATCCTCCCTTCTGGCTGCTCCTCACCATTCAGGTCTCGCAGTCTGTGTCTTTGTGCCCAGACTCTGGCCAGAGCAAATGTTTTGCTGACACTGGTGAAAGCAGAGCCacctctctgcctgctccctctcctcttGTCCGCAGTGGTGTGCCCAGGCTCTCTAGAGATGAGCcttgccctgcctgtgctggggggcCCTGGGCACTGCTTCACAGCAGCCCGATTTGGGGACACCAGGTTTTGTCCCTGTATGGTGTTGAGCCAGGTGCATAGTTCTTGGGGATGCTTTATCCCAGAGCCCAGGGTGCCCTGATCTGAGGTTGCTCCTGagcatgagaaaataaattagtttaGGGATGCCATGTGCATGCCTGGCTGGGGCCTGGCCTGAGAACCCTTTGCCGTTTGTGGCTGGGGCTGTGTaatggctgctgcagcttttcccaTCTCCTCTTTCCAGGCTGTGAGCTGACTGCCAGTACCAAATCCTACACGTTTCAGGTGGATGAGGAAGATGACTCTGACCACATTTTGGCTCTGTCTGTGGTAAGAGAAATGAGAATGAACTGTGCTTGTCCTCTCCCATAGTGGTCCACAGCCTCACAGCTCTTTCCCAGGCTcatttccccttccctggcCGAGCTGGACCATGGGACTCCCTTGAGTGAGGCCATGAGGCTGTTGCATTTATACGTTATGTGGAGGTGCTTGAGCGAAGCCAGCggtggctgggggctgctcagcAAAGGAATATTCAAGGCATGGGGTGAAGGAAAggatttttccttgtgtttgaCCTTGCTGGAGCCTGCCACTAGAACATGCCCTGCTTGCTAGCTGGGTCTCTGGCTTGTTGCTCTCCAAGCCCAGGTAGATGCAGGGTTTCATTCCTGGCTCTCCCTGAGGGATGCTTTCTGTCCTGAGAGCACAGGACCTGCCAGCATGGATCAGATCAGCAGAAAATGCAGCCATCTCTTAAAGTGATTGCAGGAACAGCCATCCCAGTTGGGAAAGGCACAGAGCTCCTCCAGAGGTGGTTAGGGGGCAattgctgcagggaaggggtCTGTGCTCTCCCTGCTTTGTGGTGCTTGCGCAGCAGCTGGGTTGGTAACATTGCTTATCCCACGGAGAGCCCCggctgtccctgctgtgtcccctggGAGAGCAGTAGTTCACAATCTCTGCTCCCACCCAGGTCTGCCTCACAGACGGTGCCAAGGACGAGTGCAATGTGGTGGAGGTTGTCGGGCGAAACCACGAGAACCAGGAGATTGCTGTGCCTGTGGCAAATCTGAAATTGTCATGCCAGCCCTTGGTAAGAGGTTGTTTTGAAGGCTTGGGTGGGGATGACTGTGCAAAGCTGGACATCTCTGGATATTGTGGACATTTCCCCTAGAATCCTGACCATGTGCTGGTCTGCAGCTCGCAGGGAAATGCTCTGGGTGgcctgtgcctggctgcagaTGGCCTCAGAAGGACATGTATAACTGGGCCAGGTGCCTTGGTGAGGACTGCAGGGTATTCTGCTTTTGCCCCTAACTCAGCTCCACCTCTGTCTTCATAGCTGAGTCTGGACAACTTCAAGCTGCAGCCTCCAGTGACCTTCCGTCTGGCAGCAGGCTCTGGCCCAGTGCGCCTTGCTGGCTGGCACAGGATCGGTAAGGACTTGTGGGTGGGGAAAGGCTTGGTG
It encodes the following:
- the NPM3 gene encoding nucleoplasmin-3, which codes for MEPHGPGCPGSVLFGCELTASTKSYTFQVDEEDDSDHILALSVVCLTDGAKDECNVVEVVGRNHENQEIAVPVANLKLSCQPLLSLDNFKLQPPVTFRLAAGSGPVRLAGWHRIVHREDASFEEDDDLSEEEEQELAPIMPAKK